Part of the Cupriavidus basilensis genome is shown below.
GGATGTTAAGACGCCATTCAGCGCGGGCCGAGAACCCCGGCCATGGCAGACTCACGCATCCCTTGGCGTATATCTAGCTGTCCATTGGCATCGCGCCACAGGATTGCGGGGGCAGCCCGCAGACCCAATGAGGCCATCAGCATCTCCTTGGCATCGAGCTTTGCCTTCACCGCCAGCGGGAACCGCAGATACAACGAATCAATATCGCCATTGCTAGTCCAGCAGCGCCGGCTGCGCCATCCACTCGCGGCCTTTGAGCATCCCGTCCCAGTAAAGCGGCGGCAGGATGCGCTCTTTGAGAAACCATGCGGCGCGAGACGGTTTGGTGCCATCAATGAGCCAGGCTGGGAAGCTAGGCGCAACCTTGCCACCATACAGAAACTCGGCCAGCACCACCTTGCCTCGCTCCACCGTCAGCGGGCAAGAGCCATACCCGTCGTACTGCGCTTGGCCTACGGCGTAACTCAGGCTGGCGAGTATGTTGTGCGCGACCACAGGTGCCTGCTTGCGAGCGGCCGCTGCCGTCTTTGCGTTCGTGGTATTGCTCACATCGCCGAGGGCGTAGATGTTTGCGTAGGTCTTATGGCGCAGGGTGGCTGGGTCAACATCCACCCAACCGGCAGCATCCGCCAGTGGGCTGGCTCGCACAAAGTCCGGTGCGGTCTGCGGTGGCACCACATGAAGCATGTCGAAATCGGTATCGACCATCTCCTTGCTGCCATCTGGCATGGCCCGCATGAACGTGGCACGCCGACGCGGGCCGTCAATCCTCTTGAGCGTATGGCCAAAGCGCAGGTCGATGCCGTAAGCCTTCACATACTCCATCAGCGCCGGGACATAGTCCGGCACGCCGAAGAGCACGGCCCCGGCATTGAAGAACTGGATCTGCGTGTCTTTCAGCGTGCCGTTGCGGCGCCACGTATCGCATGAGAGATACATGGCCTTCTGTGGCGCACCGGCGCACTTGATGGGCATCGGAGGTTGCGTGAAGAGCGCCTTGCCACCGCGCAAAGCGCGAACCAGTTCCCACGTGTATGGCGCGAGGTCAAATCGATAATTCGACGTCACGCCATTTCGCCCCAGCGTTTCAACCAGGCCGTCGATACCGTGCCAGTCAATCTTGAGGCCCGGGCATACCACGAGGCGCTGATAGCGGACCACCCGGCAGCCCTCAAGGACAACCGCATTCCTCTCTGGCTCGAATGCCACCACGGCGGCCTTGAGCCAGCGGACACCGGCTGGCACGCGGGAGGCCATCGTGCGGGCAGTGGACGCAGCCGGGAAGACGCCTGCGCCGACCAGGGTCCAGCCTGGCTGGTAATAGTGCACGTCGGCCGGGTCGATGATGGCGATGTCTAGCTCGGGCTCACGTGCGCGCAGGCTGGACGCGACCGCGATGCCGGCAGCACCGCCGCCGACGATGACTACCGCGTGCTCCGCGTCGACGACTTCCACCGGCGTCTTGCCAGCGTTGGCAATGCGCTGTACCACCGCTTTCAGGTCGAAGCCCGCTTGGGCCGCGCGCTCCTGTATTCCCGCGACGGGCAGCTTGTCAGCTTGCGACAAGGCCCAGAGCGTTGCCGAGCGGGTTCCGGTGCGGCAATACGCCAGGATAGGCTTGGGAAGTTCCGCGCACAGTGCCGCGAATGCCGCCGCCTGTTCGGCCGAGGCTTGTCCAGGCACCACGGGTTGATGAACCGCTTGCAGGCCTGCTTGTTTCGCCGCTTGCGCGATTTCTTGAAAATTTGGCTGGTCGGACGCTTCGCCGTCCGGACGGTGGCACACGATGGCGCGATAGCCGAGCGCCTTCAGTGAAGCTACATCAGTGGCACTGATTTGCGGCGATATCGAGAGGTCCGGCGTAAGGGCGCGCGGATTCATGGTGTACTCCTCTCAAATAGCGTTAAGCGGAATCTTCAGGTACCGAATGCCGTTCGCATCGGCGGGTGGCAACTCCCCGGCGCGGATATTGACTTGAACCGCAGGCAGAATCAGTGTCGGCATCGCCAGCGTTGCATCGCGCGCCTGACGCATGGCAAAAAACTGTTCCTCGCTCACGCCATCGTGCACGTGGATGTTGCATTCACGCTGGGCGTGTACGGTCGTTTCCCACATGGGTCCACGGCCTTCAGGCGGATAGTCGTGACACATGAAGAGGCGGGTATCGCCTGGCAGGTCCAGCAGCTTGCGGATGGAGCGGTACAACTCATGTGCATTGCCACCGGGAAAGTCGCAGCGGGCCGTGCCGACGTCGGGCATGAACAGCGTGTCGCCGACGAAGACTGCATCCCCAATCTGGTATGCCATGTCAGCAGGTGTATGGCCGGGCACATGCAGCGCCTTGCCCGTCATGCCGCCAATGGCGAATTCCTCGTTTTCCTCGAACAGGTGGTCGAACTGTGAACCGTCGAGCCGAAACTCCGGCTCCAGGTTGAACAGCTTCTTGAACACGCCCTGCACGCTGCGAATGTGCTGGCCGATGGCAATCCTGCCACCCAGCTGACGCCGGAGATAAGGTGCGGCGGACAAATGGTCGGCGTGCGCATGCGTTTCCAGAATCCACTCGACCTGCAGTTCATGCTCACGCACGAAGGCGATGACCTTGTCGGCACTCACCGTCGAGGTCCGACCCGCTTTGGGGTCATAGTCCAGAACGGAGTCGATGATGGCGCACTCTGGACGCCGCTCCTGATAGACCACGTAGGTCACGGTCCAGGTCGCGGGGTCGAAGAACGGTTGAATGGTCGGTTGCATGCGGGCCTCCTTGGCTGCAACACATTCTATTCACAAATAGTTTATTTTTCAATATACTATCAGCATCGAAATTGAAGGCGAACCATGAGCGAGTCCCATCCCGCCATTGACCTGGGCACCATGCAGGCTGCTGCAGCGCAAGCCTGCGCGCTGCTCAAGGTGCTGGCAAATCAAGACCGGCTGCTGCTGATGTGCCAGTTATCCCAGGGCGAGTTGTCCGTCGGCGAACTGGAAGAGCGGCTCGCCATCCGGCAGCCAACGCTTTCCCAGCAGCTCGCCGTGCTCCGTGAAAACGGCCTGGTGACAACGCGCCGAGAGGGCAAGAGCATCTTCTATTCCATCGCGAGCCAGGAGGCGCTTGCCGTGATGGCTGTGCTGTATGAGCAGTTTTGCGCCAACACCAAGTAGGGGGCCCGATATGTTGATTGACCTGGGTAACTTCACACCTGGCCTGTCGCTGGCCGGAGGGCTCATCATTGGCGCAGCTGCTGCCGTGCTCGTCCTGTTCAACGGCCGGATTGCGGGCATCAGCGGCATCCTCGGGGGGCTGCTCGGCTTGCCGCGCAACGACATGGCATGGCGCGTGGCCTTCCTCGTCGGGCTGGTCGGCGCCCCTGTCCTGGCCAGCCTGCTCGGCAAGCCGGCGACGCCCGATATTCAAGCGAGCTGGGGGGAAATTCTGGTCGCCGGCTTCCTGGTCGGCCTCGGTACCCGCTACGCCAGCGGCTGCACGAGCGGCCATGGGGTATGCGGCATCGCACGCGGGTCCATCCGCTCGCTGGTCGCGACCATGACCTTCATGGCGGCGGGCTTCCTGACCGTCCTCGTACAACGACACATGATTGGAGGCTGACATGACCACCGTCGCTGCATTGCTGGCCGGCCTGCTTTTCGGCATCGGCCTGATGGTTTCCGGCATGGCCAACCCGGCAAAAGTACTGGGCTTCCTCGACCTGACGGGACGCTGGGACCCGTCCCTGGCCTTTGTCATGGTCGGGGCAATAGGCATCGGCTCGCTCGCCTTCTTCATCGCCAAACGTCGCAAACGCTCGTTACTGGGACTACCCGTCCAACTCCCGGCCAGCACCGAAATAACACCGAGGCTTGTGCTGGGCAGCACCGCGTTCGGCATTGGCTGGGGTCTGGCAGGCTTCTGCCCGGGCCCCGCACTGGTTGCAATGGGTGCGGGCTATCCGAAGGCCGTGGGCTTTGTTGCCGCCATGGTGGCAGGCATGGTCGTCTTTGAGGTGCTTGAGCGGATGAAATCCGGCATGCAGCGGGCTTAAGCTCGCCGCACGCGGCAGCTTGTGGGACTTGTCGATGCCAACACCAAGTAAGCGATGAACAGATGGAGAGCATAATCGCCAGCAGCGCGGCGCTGGGCGCCGTGGTCGGACTCATCCTGGCACTGACCGGCGCCGGTGGCGCCATCCTCGCCGTCCCCCTACTGCTGTTTATCCTGCACCTCAGCGTCGCGCAGGCCGCGCCCGTCGCACTCCTTGCTGTCGGCCTGTCTGCAGCTGTCGGCGCCGTTATCGGGCTGCGCGCAGGCATCGTCCGCTACCGGGCCGCCGCACTGATGGCTGTGGCCGGCACGTTGTTCTCCCCCGTCGGCTTATGGCTTGCTCACCGCTTGCCGAACGGTCCGCTGACCTTGCTATTCGCGGCTGTACTGGCCTTTGTGGCATTGCGGATGTTCAAGCAGACGACCGCGCCGAAGCCGCATCCAACCGAATCTGGCCACCCTTTGCCTCCGTGCCAACTGAATGCGGGTACCGGACGCTTTGTCTGGACGGCGTCCTGCACCCGCGCGCTGGCACTCTCTGGCGTCGGCGCCGGCTTTCTCTCCGGGCTGCTGGGTGTTGGCGGCGGCTTTGTCATCGTTCCGGCGCTCAGGAAGGCTACCAATGCCCCGGTGCAATCTATCGTGGCGACATCGCTGGCAGTGATTACGCTGGTATCCGCTTCCGGCGTCATCTCGACCGCCCTTGCAG
Proteins encoded:
- a CDS encoding sulfite exporter TauE/SafE family protein translates to MESIIASSAALGAVVGLILALTGAGGAILAVPLLLFILHLSVAQAAPVALLAVGLSAAVGAVIGLRAGIVRYRAAALMAVAGTLFSPVGLWLAHRLPNGPLTLLFAAVLAFVALRMFKQTTAPKPHPTESGHPLPPCQLNAGTGRFVWTASCTRALALSGVGAGFLSGLLGVGGGFVIVPALRKATNAPVQSIVATSLAVITLVSASGVISTALAGRMNWQVGVPFAAGAITGMLGGRLVASRLSGHRLQQGFALVAGLIALGMVAKVALAA
- a CDS encoding ArsR/SmtB family transcription factor; this encodes MSESHPAIDLGTMQAAAAQACALLKVLANQDRLLLMCQLSQGELSVGELEERLAIRQPTLSQQLAVLRENGLVTTRREGKSIFYSIASQEALAVMAVLYEQFCANTK
- a CDS encoding MBL fold metallo-hydrolase — translated: MQPTIQPFFDPATWTVTYVVYQERRPECAIIDSVLDYDPKAGRTSTVSADKVIAFVREHELQVEWILETHAHADHLSAAPYLRRQLGGRIAIGQHIRSVQGVFKKLFNLEPEFRLDGSQFDHLFEENEEFAIGGMTGKALHVPGHTPADMAYQIGDAVFVGDTLFMPDVGTARCDFPGGNAHELYRSIRKLLDLPGDTRLFMCHDYPPEGRGPMWETTVHAQRECNIHVHDGVSEEQFFAMRQARDATLAMPTLILPAVQVNIRAGELPPADANGIRYLKIPLNAI
- a CDS encoding YeeE/YedE family protein, with product MLIDLGNFTPGLSLAGGLIIGAAAAVLVLFNGRIAGISGILGGLLGLPRNDMAWRVAFLVGLVGAPVLASLLGKPATPDIQASWGEILVAGFLVGLGTRYASGCTSGHGVCGIARGSIRSLVATMTFMAAGFLTVLVQRHMIGG
- a CDS encoding bifunctional protein tyrosine phosphatase family protein/NAD(P)/FAD-dependent oxidoreductase, whose amino-acid sequence is MNPRALTPDLSISPQISATDVASLKALGYRAIVCHRPDGEASDQPNFQEIAQAAKQAGLQAVHQPVVPGQASAEQAAAFAALCAELPKPILAYCRTGTRSATLWALSQADKLPVAGIQERAAQAGFDLKAVVQRIANAGKTPVEVVDAEHAVVIVGGGAAGIAVASSLRAREPELDIAIIDPADVHYYQPGWTLVGAGVFPAASTARTMASRVPAGVRWLKAAVVAFEPERNAVVLEGCRVVRYQRLVVCPGLKIDWHGIDGLVETLGRNGVTSNYRFDLAPYTWELVRALRGGKALFTQPPMPIKCAGAPQKAMYLSCDTWRRNGTLKDTQIQFFNAGAVLFGVPDYVPALMEYVKAYGIDLRFGHTLKRIDGPRRRATFMRAMPDGSKEMVDTDFDMLHVVPPQTAPDFVRASPLADAAGWVDVDPATLRHKTYANIYALGDVSNTTNAKTAAAARKQAPVVAHNILASLSYAVGQAQYDGYGSCPLTVERGKVVLAEFLYGGKVAPSFPAWLIDGTKPSRAAWFLKERILPPLYWDGMLKGREWMAQPALLD
- a CDS encoding YeeE/YedE family protein; the protein is MTTVAALLAGLLFGIGLMVSGMANPAKVLGFLDLTGRWDPSLAFVMVGAIGIGSLAFFIAKRRKRSLLGLPVQLPASTEITPRLVLGSTAFGIGWGLAGFCPGPALVAMGAGYPKAVGFVAAMVAGMVVFEVLERMKSGMQRA